The nucleotide window ACGGGCCACCGTGCGGGTGGCCTCGGACAGGGACAGAGGGGCGCTCATGCCGGGATCTCCTGGGTGGCCGGGCGGCTGCGGGTGTCGGTGGGGGAGGGCTGCGGAAGCTCCTCGGAGACGACCTCCCGGAAGAGGTCGACCAGGCTGGGGATGAGCGGCCGGAACTCGTGCACCGGGCCGGCCGCGCGGGCGACGTCGAGCAGGTGCTGCGGGTCGACCGCCGAGCCGAGCTCGACCGTCGTGGCCAGGCTGCCGTCACGCCGGTCCTCGGCGACCACCTCGACTCCCGGTACGCCGGCGGTCCAGCCCGGACCGGCGCCGACCGCGACGAGGTAGCGGCGCGGGCGGTTCTGCGTCCGGAGCTGCTCGACGGTGCCGGTGGCGACGATCCGACCGGCGGCGATGATGCCGACCGCGTCGCAGAGGCGTTCGACCAGGTCGAGCTGGTGGGAGGAGAACAGCACCCCCACGCCGCGGCGAACCCGCTGGGCGAGGATCTCCGCCAGCGCGTCGACACCGACCGGGTCCAGGCCAGAGAACGGCTCGTCCAGCACCAGGAACGCCGGGTCGTGGACGAGCGCCGCGGCCAGCTGTACCCGCTGCTGGTTGCCGAGGGAGAGTGCCTCCACCCGGTCACCGGCCCGGTCGGCCAGGCCGAACTCCGCCAGCAGCTCCTCGACCGCGCCGGCCGCCACGTCGCGGGGTGTGCCGCGCAGCTTGGCGAGGTAGACGAGTTGTTCGCGGATCCGCATCTTCGGGTAGAGCCCCCGCTCCTCGGGCATGTACCCGAAGCTTCGCCGGGCGTCGGCGTCGGCGGGACGGCCGTTCCAGCGGACCTGTCCGGCGTCCTGTTCCAGGACACCCATCAGGATGCGCATCGTCGTGGTCTTGCCCGCACCGTTGGTCCCGACGAAGCCGAACATCTGACCGGGCCGCACCGACAAGGAGAGATCATCGACGGCGACGCGGTCGCCGTACCGCTTGGTGACACCTACGAGTTCAAGCACAAGGAACACACTTTCAGGCGTTCGTGGTAAACCAGGTCATCCTCGGGGACGGTTTGTCATCGACCCGGGGTAGGATCCGGGCGCCGCGCATGTCGAACGGCGGGTGAGACCGTGCCTTCGACGACCAGATCGACGACACCTGGTTCAGGTGCCTCCGGACCGGAGCGGGGTGAGGCAGAATCTGCGCCCGGATCGGGCACAAGTTGAGCCCGCCGAGCGTTAGGTGCTCGATAAGCAGTCCGGACCCGCTGCCCGAGGGCCGCAGACCGAGGGTCCCGTTACACACAGCGCACAAAGACGTGCACACCGCAAGACCCGCTGAGCCAGGGGGAAGAGGACGATGGCCACCGATTACGACGCGCCACGCAAGACGGACGAGGAGCTTTCCGAGGACAGCATCGAGGAGCTCAAGGCGCGGCGCATGGACAAGAACTCCGGGAAGGTCGACGTCGACGAGGCCGAGGTGGCCGAGACGTTCGAGCTCCCGGGCGCCGACCTTTCCAACGAGGAACTCTCCGTGCGGGTGCTGCCCCGCCAGGCGGACGAGTTCACCTGTTCGAGCTGCTTCCTGGTGCACCACCGCAGTCAGCTCGCGTTCGAGAAGAACGGCGGGCCGATCTGCCGGGACTGCGCCGCCTAGGGTCCGCTGGACAGGTCCGAACAGCAACACAGCCGGGCGGTCGAACACGGCCTGGCAGCGACACAGCCGGTAGCTACACGGCCGGGCAGCAGATCCGGGCAGGGCTGGACGGGGAAACACAGACCTACGCGTCCGGGGGTGAGCGACCGCCACGTGCGGCGGCTCACCACCGGACGCGTCGTCGTGTCCGGGCGACACCTCGCCGGTGTTCGGCGCTACTTCGACGGCGGCAGCTCACCCGTCCAGCGCTGCCACAGCTTGGCGGCCTGCCGGGTCGCCAGCAGCCGGGCGATGGCGATCCCCATCCCGCTGGCCAGCGCCCAGGTGACCGCTTCCTTCCAGGTCAGGTCGGGGTCCTCCGGGTCCGAGGGGGGCTCGTTGCCGGTGACGTAGCGCCAGCTGGTGTCGACGGCTTTGCGGGTCACGGCGACCGCGGCCAGAGTGCTGACACTCCGCACGACGGTCCATCCGAGTTTCGACCTTGTCACGTG belongs to Actinopolymorpha sp. NPDC004070 and includes:
- a CDS encoding ATP-binding cassette domain-containing protein; the encoded protein is MLELVGVTKRYGDRVAVDDLSLSVRPGQMFGFVGTNGAGKTTTMRILMGVLEQDAGQVRWNGRPADADARRSFGYMPEERGLYPKMRIREQLVYLAKLRGTPRDVAAGAVEELLAEFGLADRAGDRVEALSLGNQQRVQLAAALVHDPAFLVLDEPFSGLDPVGVDALAEILAQRVRRGVGVLFSSHQLDLVERLCDAVGIIAAGRIVATGTVEQLRTQNRPRRYLVAVGAGPGWTAGVPGVEVVAEDRRDGSLATTVELGSAVDPQHLLDVARAAGPVHEFRPLIPSLVDLFREVVSEELPQPSPTDTRSRPATQEIPA
- a CDS encoding DUF4193 domain-containing protein → MATDYDAPRKTDEELSEDSIEELKARRMDKNSGKVDVDEAEVAETFELPGADLSNEELSVRVLPRQADEFTCSSCFLVHHRSQLAFEKNGGPICRDCAA
- a CDS encoding DUF4235 domain-containing protein, which codes for MTRSKLGWTVVRSVSTLAAVAVTRKAVDTSWRYVTGNEPPSDPEDPDLTWKEAVTWALASGMGIAIARLLATRQAAKLWQRWTGELPPSK